One window of the Chlorogloeopsis sp. ULAP01 genome contains the following:
- a CDS encoding methyltransferase domain-containing protein: MSTFMYVGTELELFSKAKNWKGYIKSLLRKYIKGDVLEVGAGIGNNTRLFCSYQYTTWLCLEPDKKLFHALEYSIALFNMTNYYAQNGTIELLNGKQLFDSILYIDVLEHINDDKEELIKASKHLKAGGNLIILSPAHQWLFTPFDAAIGHYRRYNKQTLKAILPNDIEVINFAYLDCVGLLASLGNKLILRQSKPTSKQVKLWDKFMVAISRRLDSLLGYRFGKSILLVGRKRC; encoded by the coding sequence ATGAGCACATTCATGTATGTAGGGACAGAATTAGAGTTGTTCTCTAAAGCAAAAAATTGGAAAGGATACATAAAATCTCTATTGAGAAAATATATAAAAGGTGATGTGTTAGAAGTTGGAGCAGGGATAGGAAACAACACACGTTTGTTCTGTAGTTATCAATATACTACTTGGTTATGCTTAGAACCGGACAAGAAGCTTTTTCATGCTCTAGAATACTCTATTGCTCTATTTAATATGACCAACTACTATGCCCAGAATGGAACCATTGAATTGTTAAATGGTAAGCAATTATTTGATTCAATTTTATATATTGATGTTTTAGAGCACATCAATGATGATAAGGAAGAATTAATCAAAGCATCTAAACATCTCAAGGCTGGTGGAAATTTAATTATTTTAAGTCCGGCTCATCAATGGTTATTTACACCGTTTGATGCAGCGATCGGTCATTACCGTCGCTACAACAAGCAAACACTGAAGGCAATTCTGCCAAATGATATAGAAGTCATAAACTTTGCCTATTTAGATTGCGTTGGTTTGCTGGCTAGTCTGGGGAATAAACTAATCCTCAGGCAAAGTAAGCCAACTTCAAAGCAAGTCAAACTGTGGGATAAATTTATGGTTGCCATATCTAGAAGACTTGATTCTCTTCTAGGGTATAGATTTGGTAAGTCAATTCTTTTAGTTGGGAGAAAAAGATGTTAG
- a CDS encoding glycosyltransferase: protein MNKQQAFHYQISLEDWRKTPTNVKLLIEEMEECIYQLDLQLDKLPIHNQFLDTYPLNKINLVIVIPVLNDWEALEKLLLLIDEIVFIQEINIEVLIVDDYSTKPVPHSLLHQEHRQIRAINILRLRRNLGHQRAIAVGLSYVYHHLNCNCVVVMDGDGEDNPFEIERLLNAFDKTGRDKIIFAKRTKRSESNTFKFLYCIYKQLYRLLTGREICVGNFSLLPASLLRNAIVISEIWNHYSSGIYRSRIPYLEVNVPRTRRLAGQPKMNLVSLITHGLSSIAVYGDIVATRILLVTAILFVTLLFILCIVLLIKIFTNLAIPGWATYVSGLVLISLLQLILIGAVFSMIILSDRNNSNIIPGRDYKDYVDNFFNLKL, encoded by the coding sequence ATGAATAAGCAGCAAGCTTTCCATTATCAAATCTCTCTTGAAGATTGGAGAAAAACACCAACTAACGTCAAACTGCTAATTGAGGAAATGGAAGAGTGTATATATCAACTTGATCTACAGTTAGATAAACTACCAATCCACAATCAATTTTTAGATACATATCCTTTAAATAAAATAAATTTAGTGATTGTTATTCCTGTATTGAATGATTGGGAGGCTTTAGAAAAGCTACTGTTACTTATTGATGAGATTGTGTTTATACAAGAAATCAATATAGAAGTTCTTATTGTTGATGATTATTCAACTAAGCCAGTTCCACATTCACTTCTTCACCAAGAGCATCGCCAAATTAGAGCAATCAATATCCTTCGACTTCGTCGTAATTTAGGTCATCAGCGAGCTATAGCAGTTGGTTTATCTTATGTATATCATCACTTAAACTGTAACTGTGTTGTTGTAATGGATGGTGATGGAGAAGATAATCCTTTTGAAATAGAACGTCTTTTAAATGCCTTTGACAAGACAGGTAGAGATAAAATTATTTTTGCTAAACGCACTAAACGCTCTGAGAGCAATACTTTTAAATTTTTGTATTGTATTTACAAACAGCTTTATCGGCTTCTAACAGGGAGAGAAATTTGCGTTGGTAATTTCAGCTTATTACCTGCTTCTTTGTTGAGAAATGCTATAGTCATTTCAGAAATTTGGAATCATTACTCATCAGGTATTTATCGGTCTCGAATTCCATATCTAGAAGTAAATGTACCCCGGACAAGACGATTAGCTGGACAACCTAAGATGAACTTAGTGTCACTCATCACGCATGGCTTAAGTTCTATTGCAGTGTATGGAGACATTGTTGCGACAAGAATTCTATTAGTCACTGCTATTTTATTCGTTACTTTATTGTTTATATTATGCATTGTTTTACTGATTAAAATCTTTACCAATTTGGCGATACCTGGTTGGGCTACTTATGTATCCGGTTTAGTTTTGATATCTCTATTACAGCTTATTTTAATTGGGGCTGTTTTCAGTATGATTATCTTGTCCGATCGTAATAACTCCAACATTATCCCAGGGCGTGACTATAAAGATTATGTTGATAATTTCTTTAATTTAAAATTATGA
- a CDS encoding beta-ketoacyl-ACP synthase 3, which produces MKSQFMSGIRLTGTGSAVPSTYLDNHQLSKIVVTSDEWIASRTGIYRRHLLPHKDSLTNIATSAAQKAMMMAGLTPQQLDLIILATSTPDDLFGNASLIQAQLGARQAVAFDLTAACSGFVYSLITAAQFIRTGAYRNVLVIGADVLSRWVDWSDRSTCVLFGDGAGAVVLQANEQDYLLGFQLHTDGTQNHHLNLRYQGQARTLVDGVFIDQGKYQPLKMNGKEIYRFAIQKVPEVIEKALFQADITAAEVDWLLMHQANQRILEAVAARLDIPARKIISNVANYGNTSGASIPLALDEAIRCGQIQPHNTLAIAGFGAGLTWGAAIFKWV; this is translated from the coding sequence ATGAAGTCACAATTTATGTCAGGTATTCGTTTGACAGGGACTGGTTCTGCGGTTCCTTCCACTTATCTAGATAACCATCAGCTTAGTAAAATTGTGGTCACCTCTGATGAGTGGATCGCATCTCGTACAGGAATTTACCGTCGCCACCTGCTTCCCCATAAGGATTCGCTCACCAACATAGCTACTAGTGCCGCTCAAAAAGCGATGATGATGGCAGGTTTAACTCCACAGCAGCTAGATTTAATCATTTTGGCTACGTCTACCCCAGATGATTTGTTTGGTAATGCCAGTCTAATTCAAGCACAATTGGGAGCAAGACAAGCTGTAGCTTTTGATTTAACAGCTGCTTGTAGCGGTTTTGTATATAGTTTGATAACAGCGGCTCAATTTATTCGCACTGGTGCTTATCGTAATGTACTTGTAATTGGGGCTGATGTTCTCTCACGCTGGGTGGATTGGTCAGATCGCAGTACTTGTGTTCTGTTCGGTGATGGAGCAGGAGCAGTCGTCTTACAAGCTAACGAACAAGACTACTTGCTAGGATTTCAACTGCATACAGATGGTACTCAAAATCACCATCTAAATTTGAGATATCAGGGTCAAGCTCGCACTCTTGTTGATGGTGTCTTTATCGATCAAGGTAAATATCAACCCTTGAAGATGAATGGAAAAGAAATCTATCGCTTTGCTATCCAAAAAGTTCCTGAAGTGATTGAAAAAGCTCTTTTCCAAGCAGATATTACAGCTGCTGAGGTGGACTGGTTGCTAATGCATCAAGCGAATCAGCGGATTTTGGAAGCCGTAGCTGCACGTTTAGATATCCCTGCTCGCAAAATCATTAGCAATGTTGCAAATTACGGCAACACCTCTGGAGCATCAATTCCCCTAGCTCTAGATGAAGCCATTCGTTGTGGTCAAATTCAACCTCATAATACTCTAGCCATAGCTGGATTTGGAGCCGGACTTACTTGGGGTGCTGCAATTTTTAAATGGGTTTAA
- a CDS encoding GtrA family protein, protein MFQKIFKHKVFRYLVCGVLSTVFNILVLAIIIELLNAKTPMMRNIANIIAIEISLLFSFFIYKHWVWRIGRSTIKEAIFWQLARYHMSVSAAIFSRTFMIFPLLDWLKVHYSINTLIGIALGSTMTYNMTDRWVFKLK, encoded by the coding sequence GTGTTTCAAAAAATTTTCAAGCATAAGGTATTCAGATACCTAGTTTGCGGTGTTTTATCAACTGTATTTAATATTTTAGTTCTTGCTATCATCATTGAGCTACTAAATGCTAAGACACCTATGATGCGGAATATTGCTAATATTATTGCAATAGAAATTTCTTTGCTATTTAGTTTTTTTATTTATAAACACTGGGTTTGGAGAATAGGACGTTCAACAATAAAAGAAGCCATTTTTTGGCAACTTGCTCGCTATCATATGTCAGTTAGTGCAGCTATTTTTAGTCGAACATTCATGATTTTTCCTCTACTTGATTGGCTAAAAGTTCATTATTCAATTAATACTTTAATAGGTATTGCATTAGGTTCAACTATGACTTATAATATGACTGACAGATGGGTTTTCAAATTGAAGTAA
- a CDS encoding MFS transporter: MKNQSHVKAATLAVMCFALFLSSLDETVVNLALPKIQSSLGSGISGLQWVINAYTLSGTSLVLPSGTLGDIYGRKRVFLVGLVIFTVASTICGLAPSLGVLIAGRILQGIGSAALVPGSLSILTDTFPEPKEKTKAIGIWSGVSGIALVAGPLLGGLLVDNLGWQSVFFLNIPLGAIAFWAISRVVKESKNPNQQRLDVPGVVLSIILLASLTYAVTEAKFGIWRSPLVVFLLAVAIFSLLAFLVVESHSSHPMLPPQLFKNPTFAVVNVVRVLVFFTVVSLLFIFSLFLQQVQGYSAVATGLRFLPMNIAFIVASLVSGWFAVRLGWRYTIATGLIIASIATLLLIQTSVDTEFRVLLWSLVFSGFGCGLTLAPLTAAGISSAPTKKAGIASAVLGISNRFGSVLGIALQGTIFTQLFASDLARSLSAWGIPSHLHEQIITNALHGGAKVSSDLPSGYVLHQAIGNAFVSGLHTVVLVASFALLAGALLILVFVRSNFNQISKNSLISINSRTK; this comes from the coding sequence ATGAAGAACCAATCTCATGTGAAAGCTGCCACGCTGGCGGTCATGTGTTTCGCTCTTTTCTTATCCTCCCTAGATGAAACTGTCGTAAATTTGGCGCTTCCTAAAATCCAGAGTAGTCTGGGTTCTGGGATATCGGGATTGCAGTGGGTTATCAATGCCTATACTCTGTCCGGAACTAGTTTAGTGCTGCCGAGTGGAACATTAGGAGATATTTACGGGCGCAAGCGAGTCTTTCTTGTGGGACTGGTTATTTTCACGGTTGCCTCTACGATCTGCGGTCTGGCTCCAAGTTTGGGTGTGTTGATTGCGGGACGAATTCTTCAGGGAATCGGTTCTGCTGCCTTGGTTCCGGGTTCTCTGTCCATCCTTACTGATACCTTCCCAGAGCCGAAGGAGAAAACAAAAGCAATTGGTATCTGGTCTGGGGTATCAGGGATTGCTCTTGTTGCTGGCCCGTTGTTGGGCGGTCTGCTTGTAGATAATTTGGGGTGGCAAAGTGTGTTCTTTTTGAACATACCACTTGGCGCGATCGCTTTTTGGGCGATCTCTCGTGTTGTTAAGGAAAGTAAAAATCCAAATCAGCAGCGTCTTGATGTCCCAGGTGTGGTACTCAGTATTATCTTGCTGGCTTCGCTTACTTATGCAGTCACCGAAGCCAAGTTTGGGATTTGGCGATCGCCCCTGGTTGTCTTTTTGCTAGCAGTTGCCATATTCAGTCTTTTGGCTTTTTTGGTTGTTGAATCCCACAGCAGCCACCCTATGCTGCCACCACAATTGTTTAAAAATCCAACTTTTGCTGTAGTCAATGTTGTCAGGGTTTTAGTTTTTTTTACTGTTGTCAGCTTGCTTTTTATTTTCAGCCTGTTTTTGCAGCAAGTGCAGGGTTACTCAGCAGTAGCGACAGGACTGCGTTTCCTGCCGATGAATATCGCTTTTATTGTTGCATCGCTCGTTTCCGGATGGTTCGCTGTTCGGCTAGGATGGCGCTATACGATCGCAACGGGACTAATCATAGCGAGTATAGCGACGTTGTTATTAATACAAACCAGTGTTGATACGGAGTTTAGGGTACTCCTGTGGAGCCTTGTTTTTTCAGGCTTTGGCTGTGGTTTGACCCTAGCGCCCTTAACAGCCGCAGGTATCAGTTCTGCACCTACTAAGAAAGCGGGAATTGCCTCAGCAGTTCTAGGCATTAGTAATCGTTTTGGCAGTGTTTTGGGAATTGCCTTACAGGGAACGATTTTTACACAACTGTTTGCCTCAGATCTGGCGCGATCGCTCTCTGCTTGGGGTATACCTTCTCATCTCCATGAACAAATCATCACCAATGCTTTGCATGGTGGAGCTAAAGTTTCCAGCGATCTCCCTTCTGGGTATGTCTTGCATCAAGCGATAGGTAATGCATTTGTCTCAGGTTTACATACAGTTGTACTAGTTGCTAGCTTTGCCCTGCTAGCTGGAGCATTACTGATTCTAGTATTTGTTCGATCAAATTTTAACCAAATTAGCAAGAATTCTCTTATTTCTATCAACAGTAGGACAAAGTAG
- a CDS encoding glycosyltransferase family 2 protein, which yields MNELAIAIFGVLAIFVVLQTSYVLPLVSSFRLPSSKAMPDEWLPKAVVILPLRCADPFLGDCVRALLQQNYPDYKLHIIVDSQKDPAWNIVTQIIQQLGATHVQVSPLIARHKTCSLKGSALVQAINALDDSYQVAAFIDADVVPHSTWLRELVAPLVDERIGATTGNRWYMPQIGQWGSLIRHLFNLGAVVSMYINKYPWGGSMAMRLSVLQQAQLLKIWRHSISVDSPVWGALQNIGLKVKFVPTVMMSNREECDLAQCWRFIQRQLLVSRLYHPTWRLAFFQVLTFTSTLAVGIALLLIAVARSNFTAAAWVGSGIVGYILAMAVLLILAEQAVRRVIRANGQKTQNFSFPVIAKILLAIPLMQLVVTLAGLSTMLKRKVEWRGVIYQIKDPYNIQLIEHHPSQVSLSSFDSKTSIG from the coding sequence ATGAACGAGTTAGCGATCGCTATTTTTGGAGTTTTGGCTATTTTTGTAGTTCTTCAAACGTCTTACGTACTGCCTTTAGTATCGTCATTCCGTTTGCCAAGCTCGAAGGCGATGCCGGACGAGTGGTTGCCTAAGGCAGTAGTGATCCTTCCCCTACGATGTGCAGATCCATTTTTAGGGGACTGCGTGCGCGCCCTGCTCCAGCAGAACTATCCGGACTACAAGTTACACATCATTGTTGATAGTCAAAAAGATCCTGCTTGGAATATTGTCACTCAAATCATCCAGCAACTGGGAGCAACACACGTTCAAGTCAGCCCTTTAATTGCTCGGCACAAAACTTGTAGTCTCAAAGGCAGTGCGTTAGTGCAAGCTATTAATGCACTAGACGATTCTTATCAGGTAGCGGCTTTCATAGATGCCGACGTTGTCCCCCATTCCACCTGGCTGCGCGAACTGGTTGCGCCCCTGGTGGATGAGCGGATCGGAGCCACTACCGGAAACCGTTGGTATATGCCGCAAATCGGACAGTGGGGTTCACTGATTCGACATTTATTTAACTTGGGAGCAGTTGTCTCCATGTATATCAACAAATATCCTTGGGGAGGCTCTATGGCAATGAGGCTCTCGGTGTTGCAGCAAGCCCAACTTTTGAAGATATGGAGGCATAGCATTTCTGTTGATTCTCCGGTATGGGGAGCTTTGCAGAACATTGGTTTAAAAGTGAAATTCGTGCCTACAGTTATGATGAGCAATCGCGAGGAGTGCGATTTAGCCCAATGCTGGCGCTTCATTCAACGCCAATTACTCGTATCGCGACTCTATCACCCCACCTGGCGTCTGGCTTTCTTTCAAGTATTAACATTCACATCAACTCTCGCAGTCGGAATAGCACTGCTGCTAATTGCTGTGGCTCGCAGCAATTTTACTGCCGCAGCTTGGGTTGGAAGCGGAATCGTCGGCTACATTCTTGCAATGGCTGTACTGCTTATACTTGCAGAACAAGCTGTGCGGCGGGTGATTCGGGCAAACGGTCAAAAGACGCAGAACTTTTCATTTCCAGTCATAGCGAAAATTTTACTGGCTATTCCGCTGATGCAATTGGTTGTTACGCTGGCTGGTCTATCAACAATGTTGAAACGAAAAGTTGAGTGGCGGGGTGTAATTTATCAAATCAAAGATCCTTACAACATTCAATTAATTGAACACCATCCTTCTCAAGTCTCACTCTCATCTTTTGATAGCAAAACTTCAATTGGCTAA
- a CDS encoding NAD-dependent epimerase/dehydratase family protein, whose amino-acid sequence MNLKNKTLLITGIGGFIGLRTAEIALAQGIKVRGLQRSEDKAKEAQRLGAEVIIGSVTDPAAAQKVCQGVDIVLHTAAIVKEGGSPKYFHEVNVGGSVNMATAAKNAGVKTFVHLSSVMVYGFNFPNGVTEDGPLYGENNPYCQTKIESEKELLKLNAPPAFGIIIIRPGDVYGPGSLAWIVRPLQLMRQRMFALVNGGRGVINHVYIDNLIEAIFLAVEKEAYGEVFNITDGQETSWKEYFTRLAEIGNAPTPISLPAGVMKFIAWLHCWVQTVLGQTPKLLPESIDMVTRPYAYSIAKARMQLGYEPKIDLEEGMRRTQEWLTKNPSKVN is encoded by the coding sequence ATGAATCTTAAAAACAAAACCCTTCTCATTACTGGAATTGGTGGATTTATAGGCTTGCGTACTGCTGAAATAGCCTTAGCTCAGGGAATAAAAGTTCGAGGGCTACAACGTTCAGAAGATAAGGCTAAAGAGGCACAAAGATTAGGCGCAGAAGTAATTATTGGTAGTGTAACCGATCCGGCTGCTGCCCAAAAAGTATGCCAGGGAGTAGACATAGTTCTGCATACAGCTGCCATTGTTAAAGAGGGTGGCTCGCCGAAATATTTTCATGAAGTCAACGTTGGTGGCAGCGTTAATATGGCGACAGCCGCAAAAAATGCTGGTGTGAAAACTTTTGTTCATCTCTCAAGCGTGATGGTGTACGGCTTCAACTTCCCCAATGGAGTCACCGAAGACGGGCCGCTGTATGGAGAAAACAATCCTTACTGCCAAACAAAAATAGAAAGCGAAAAGGAACTCTTAAAACTAAACGCTCCGCCAGCTTTTGGCATCATTATCATCAGACCGGGAGATGTTTACGGGCCTGGAAGTTTAGCTTGGATAGTTCGACCACTGCAATTAATGCGGCAAAGAATGTTTGCATTGGTTAATGGCGGGCGAGGAGTTATAAACCACGTATATATAGACAATTTGATCGAGGCCATATTTCTTGCTGTAGAAAAAGAAGCCTATGGAGAAGTCTTTAATATCACTGATGGACAAGAAACTTCCTGGAAGGAGTATTTTACACGCCTAGCCGAAATAGGAAATGCCCCTACACCCATTTCTCTGCCAGCAGGTGTAATGAAGTTTATCGCTTGGCTGCACTGCTGGGTTCAAACTGTTCTTGGTCAAACACCCAAGCTTTTACCAGAATCGATAGATATGGTGACTCGTCCCTATGCTTATTCCATCGCTAAAGCACGAATGCAGTTGGGTTATGAACCAAAAATAGATCTAGAAGAAGGAATGCGACGCACGCAGGAATGGCTAACAAAAAATCCAAGCAAAGTTAATTAG
- a CDS encoding acyl carrier protein, whose protein sequence is MIEQTLENQTSPVQMTAEDMQDWLASQIAEQLGIEPDEIDIKVPFDSYGLDSVQIVSIANLGKQYFGLQLSPLLLWNYPNIESLSEYLVEELKIAKLEVFEI, encoded by the coding sequence ATGATAGAGCAGACTTTAGAAAACCAAACCAGTCCTGTACAAATGACAGCAGAAGATATGCAAGACTGGTTAGCAAGTCAAATTGCCGAACAGTTGGGAATTGAGCCTGATGAAATTGACATTAAAGTACCCTTTGATAGCTATGGTTTAGACTCAGTGCAGATCGTGAGTATTGCTAATTTAGGAAAACAATACTTTGGATTGCAGCTATCTCCGCTTTTGCTCTGGAATTATCCCAATATTGAGTCGTTATCTGAGTATTTAGTTGAAGAATTAAAAATAGCAAAATTAGAAGTGTTTGAAATTTAA
- a CDS encoding type I polyketide synthase: MEPIAIVGIGCRFPKAKNPQSFWQLLRNGVDGIAPVPKERWDIDDFYDPNPEVPGKMNTRWGGFLEQVDWFDADFFGMSADEVEHTDPQQRIFLEVAWEALENAAIVPTSLAGSQTGVFIGLCTIDYHRLIYKNFSQIGQYSGIGTTPCIIANRLSYFLDLRGPSMAVDTACSSSLVTVHLACQSLRNGESDLCLAGGVNLILSPDSTISSSQTRLLSASGRCKTFDADADGYVRGEGCGVVVLKRLYDAVRDGDNILALIRGSAVNQDGLSNSLTAPNGLAQQAVIRQALANAKVEPTEINYVDAHAVGTSIGDAIEFKALKAVLMEGRESNQPCLIGSVKTNIGHLEGAAGISALIKVVLALQHEEIPPHLHLKQLNPYISLTNTAFSIPSELQKWPRGNQSRLAAVSAFGFGGTNAHVILEEAPVSAPVQKYVERPQHLITLSAKSDLALRELAQGYEAFLGSHPEASLADVCFTANTGRTHFDHRLCIATESIVQLRQQLNAFIVGRKTNRIFQGKLKSRKRPKVAFFFSGEELEDFGMGRQLYETQPTFRKAFDRCTEILQIYLNRSLTKILNSNVVAAHLKLAQPILFAIQYALAKLWQDWGVQPKVMTGYGVGEYVAATLAGVFNLEDALMLVVERTRLIEAGSENMVEAFAEVAKEVIYSQPQIPLISSLNDELTTKEIATPQYWCSHLQQPEKLTAAVEKLAGCQVVLAIASKPTSLPQEIAVCLSSLCQGQDDWQQMLHSLAELFVRGAVIDWFSFDQDYPRRRLQIPTYPFQRQRYWFKSDDDMHQEVTTTQHKTQTQFFHLLHQRENQQIIQFLREKGNFSEAQIKLLPELLEILDKQQRRLVNEANGKSVEKLR, encoded by the coding sequence ATGGAACCTATAGCAATTGTAGGCATTGGCTGCCGTTTTCCCAAAGCGAAAAATCCCCAATCTTTTTGGCAGTTATTGCGTAATGGTGTAGATGGGATCGCTCCCGTGCCAAAAGAACGATGGGATATTGATGACTTTTACGATCCCAATCCAGAAGTACCAGGTAAAATGAACACCCGTTGGGGTGGTTTTCTAGAACAGGTAGATTGGTTCGATGCTGACTTTTTTGGAATGTCTGCAGACGAGGTTGAGCATACAGATCCCCAACAGAGGATATTTTTAGAAGTAGCTTGGGAAGCTTTAGAAAACGCAGCTATAGTGCCAACTAGCTTGGCTGGTAGCCAGACAGGGGTATTTATAGGTTTGTGTACCATTGATTATCACAGACTGATCTACAAAAATTTCTCTCAGATCGGACAGTATAGCGGTATAGGCACAACTCCCTGCATAATTGCCAATCGCTTATCCTATTTCCTGGATTTGCGCGGCCCTAGTATGGCTGTAGATACTGCTTGCTCCTCTTCCTTAGTAACAGTTCACCTAGCTTGCCAAAGTTTGCGAAACGGTGAATCAGATTTGTGTCTAGCAGGAGGAGTAAACTTAATTTTATCCCCAGATTCGACTATCTCCTCCTCACAAACACGTTTGCTGTCGGCTAGTGGTCGCTGTAAAACTTTTGATGCCGATGCTGATGGTTATGTCAGAGGCGAGGGTTGTGGTGTAGTTGTACTCAAACGTCTATATGATGCGGTCAGAGATGGAGATAATATTCTTGCTCTCATCAGAGGCTCGGCAGTGAACCAAGATGGATTGAGTAATAGCCTGACTGCACCTAATGGGCTGGCTCAACAAGCAGTGATCCGCCAAGCCTTAGCAAATGCGAAAGTTGAGCCAACAGAGATTAACTATGTTGATGCTCATGCCGTTGGTACTTCTATAGGAGATGCCATAGAGTTTAAAGCCCTAAAAGCAGTCCTGATGGAGGGACGCGAATCAAACCAACCTTGTTTGATTGGCTCAGTCAAGACAAATATTGGGCATTTAGAAGGAGCTGCGGGAATTTCCGCTTTAATCAAAGTCGTCTTGGCGCTGCAACACGAAGAAATTCCTCCTCATCTGCATCTCAAGCAGCTCAATCCTTATATTTCTCTGACAAACACTGCATTTTCTATTCCCAGCGAGTTACAAAAATGGCCCCGTGGCAACCAGAGCCGTTTAGCTGCGGTAAGTGCATTTGGTTTTGGCGGCACCAATGCTCACGTTATCTTAGAAGAAGCACCTGTATCAGCGCCAGTACAGAAATATGTGGAACGCCCCCAACATTTAATCACCTTATCAGCAAAAAGCGATTTGGCTTTACGAGAACTCGCACAAGGTTATGAAGCCTTTTTAGGATCTCATCCTGAAGCATCGCTGGCGGATGTTTGCTTTACCGCTAATACAGGACGGACGCATTTTGACCATCGTTTGTGTATAGCGACAGAATCTATCGTACAGTTACGCCAACAGTTAAATGCTTTCATTGTCGGTCGGAAAACTAACAGAATTTTTCAAGGTAAATTAAAAAGCAGAAAGCGCCCAAAAGTTGCGTTCTTCTTCTCTGGCGAAGAGTTAGAAGATTTTGGAATGGGAAGGCAACTCTACGAAACTCAACCCACTTTTCGCAAAGCTTTTGATCGCTGTACAGAAATTCTCCAAATTTACCTTAATAGATCCTTAACTAAGATTCTGAATTCAAATGTTGTTGCTGCACATTTAAAATTAGCTCAACCCATCCTGTTTGCTATTCAGTATGCCTTAGCCAAACTCTGGCAGGACTGGGGAGTTCAACCCAAGGTAATGACTGGTTATGGTGTGGGAGAATATGTGGCTGCAACTTTAGCTGGCGTATTTAACCTGGAAGATGCTTTGATGCTGGTTGTTGAACGAACTCGTTTAATTGAAGCTGGTTCTGAAAATATGGTAGAGGCTTTTGCGGAAGTTGCGAAGGAAGTTATCTACTCTCAACCACAAATTCCGTTAATTTCCAGTCTCAATGACGAACTGACAACCAAAGAAATTGCTACGCCTCAATACTGGTGTTCTCATTTACAGCAACCAGAGAAATTGACGGCTGCTGTAGAAAAGTTAGCAGGTTGTCAAGTAGTATTAGCGATCGCCTCAAAACCAACTTCTTTACCACAAGAAATTGCAGTATGTCTGTCTAGCTTGTGTCAAGGACAAGACGATTGGCAGCAAATGCTCCACAGTTTAGCAGAATTATTTGTGCGTGGTGCAGTCATAGACTGGTTTAGCTTTGACCAAGATTATCCCCGTCGTCGTCTGCAAATACCAACTTACCCCTTCCAGCGCCAGCGCTATTGGTTTAAATCAGATGACGATATGCATCAAGAAGTAACCACAACACAACATAAAACTCAAACTCAATTTTTTCATCTTCTACATCAAAGAGAAAATCAACAAATAATTCAATTCTTAAGGGAGAAAGGCAATTTTTCTGAAGCTCAAATTAAATTACTACCAGAATTGTTGGAAATATTAGATAAACAGCAACGACGTCTGGTAAACGAAGCTAATGGAAAATCCGTTGAAAAATTAAGGTGA
- a CDS encoding acyl carrier protein, producing MTTKSFVANTTSTVAVKNIPTAAQIEAWIVSYLAELLEVDSGEIDVTIPFDRYGLDSSVAVGLTGDLEDWLGTEVDPTLLYDYPTIESLVNHLSSELKAKS from the coding sequence ATGACCACGAAGAGTTTTGTTGCAAATACCACATCTACAGTTGCAGTTAAAAACATACCAACAGCAGCACAGATTGAAGCATGGATTGTTTCTTATCTAGCTGAATTGTTGGAAGTAGATTCAGGAGAAATAGACGTGACAATACCTTTTGACCGTTACGGCTTAGATTCTTCAGTAGCAGTTGGTTTGACAGGCGATTTAGAAGACTGGTTAGGAACAGAGGTAGATCCAACTCTACTCTATGATTACCCAACTATTGAATCATTGGTAAACCATTTAAGCTCAGAATTAAAGGCTAAAAGTTAG